The following are encoded in a window of Crocosphaera sp. UHCC 0190 genomic DNA:
- a CDS encoding glycosyltransferase family 4 protein: protein MKITFILKNSANIRGGVRVIAIYAKYLQKRGHQVFIASLPQAHPTLGQQLRSLIKGKILTPPKNNSSSYFNDLGVIVHTIESQRPIVDSDLPDGDVVIATWWETAEWVEKLSQKKGTKIYFIQHHELHDYLPINRVKATYLLPLHKIVIAQWLKDLMFSDYGDEQVSLVANSVDMKQFNAPPRSKQSIPTVGLMYSSLDWKGCDISLKAFTLAQKTIPQLHLIAFGQKDISPNLPLPYGTKYIQQPSQETIKDIYASCDAWLFSSRLEGFGLPILEAMACRTPVIGTPAGAALELIAKGGGILVKPEDPEDMARAIIDIINLSNQQWQVVSDAAYTTATSYTWEDATTLFEAALYTAIERTKNGELGETKIR, encoded by the coding sequence ATGAAAATTACATTCATTCTTAAGAACAGTGCCAATATCCGAGGAGGAGTTCGTGTTATAGCAATTTATGCCAAATACTTACAAAAACGCGGACATCAAGTTTTTATTGCTTCCCTTCCTCAAGCTCACCCAACTCTGGGTCAGCAACTTCGTTCACTAATTAAAGGAAAAATTTTAACTCCTCCTAAGAACAACTCTTCATCTTACTTTAATGATCTAGGGGTTATTGTTCATACTATAGAGAGTCAACGTCCTATTGTTGATTCTGATCTTCCTGATGGTGATGTGGTAATAGCAACTTGGTGGGAAACTGCCGAGTGGGTAGAGAAACTTTCCCAAAAAAAAGGGACTAAAATTTACTTTATTCAACATCACGAACTTCATGATTATTTACCTATAAACAGAGTCAAAGCCACTTATTTACTTCCATTACATAAAATTGTTATCGCTCAATGGCTTAAGGATTTAATGTTTAGTGATTATGGAGATGAGCAAGTTTCCCTGGTAGCGAATAGTGTGGATATGAAGCAATTTAATGCTCCTCCACGTAGTAAACAGTCAATCCCTACCGTGGGACTAATGTATTCTTCATTAGATTGGAAAGGATGTGATATTAGTCTAAAAGCATTCACTTTAGCTCAAAAAACAATACCTCAACTACACCTTATCGCCTTTGGTCAAAAAGATATTTCCCCTAATTTACCTTTGCCCTATGGCACCAAGTACATTCAACAACCTTCCCAAGAAACCATCAAGGATATCTATGCTAGTTGTGATGCTTGGTTATTCTCTAGTCGCTTAGAAGGATTTGGTTTACCGATTCTTGAAGCCATGGCTTGTCGAACTCCCGTGATTGGAACCCCTGCTGGTGCTGCCCTTGAACTAATTGCTAAGGGTGGTGGTATATTAGTTAAACCAGAAGATCCTGAAGACATGGCAAGAGCTATAATAGATATTATTAATTTGTCAAATCAACAATGGCAAGTCGTATCTGATGCAGCCTATACAACAGCAACCAGTTATACATGGGAAGATGCAACCACTCTTTTTGAGGCTGCTCTTTATACTGCTATAGAACGCACCAAAAATGGGGAGTTAGGTGAAACAAAGATCAGATAA
- a CDS encoding NAD-dependent epimerase yields MSKILVTGAAGFIGFHLSQKLLNRGETIVAIDNINSYYDVSLKKARLEQIETNKEFRFYQLDIADRTSISELFFQNDFDYVIHLAAQAGVRHSLKNPHAYVDSNLVGFVNILEGCRHSNIKHLVYASSSSVYGANKKIPFSTEDNVDHPISLYAATKKANELMAYSYSHLYGLPTTGLRFFTVYGPWGRPDMAYFMFTKAILAGEPINVFNNGKMRRDFTYIDDIVEGIIRVMNHIPKSLDSGEGVAYKVYNIGNNQPVELLKFIEMLENSLGKKAMKNFLPMQPGDVPMTYADIDDLRGDVGFQPKTPLEVGLERFVSWYQRYYQS; encoded by the coding sequence GTGTCTAAAATTTTAGTGACTGGTGCGGCTGGGTTTATTGGCTTTCACCTAAGCCAAAAACTCCTAAATAGAGGCGAAACTATTGTTGCCATTGACAACATTAATAGTTACTACGATGTATCCCTCAAAAAAGCTCGCCTTGAGCAGATAGAAACAAACAAAGAGTTCCGTTTTTACCAATTAGACATTGCTGATAGAACAAGTATTTCAGAGTTATTTTTTCAGAACGATTTTGACTATGTTATTCACTTAGCGGCTCAAGCAGGTGTTCGTCATTCCTTAAAAAATCCTCATGCTTATGTTGATAGTAACCTAGTCGGATTTGTTAATATCCTAGAAGGCTGTCGTCACAGCAATATTAAACACTTAGTCTATGCTTCTTCTAGTTCTGTATATGGAGCTAATAAGAAAATTCCTTTTTCAACAGAGGATAATGTCGATCATCCCATTAGTTTATACGCTGCCACGAAAAAAGCCAATGAATTGATGGCTTATAGTTATAGTCATTTATATGGTTTACCTACCACTGGACTCAGGTTTTTCACTGTTTATGGCCCTTGGGGTCGTCCAGATATGGCCTATTTTATGTTTACCAAAGCCATCCTAGCAGGTGAACCGATAAACGTATTTAACAATGGTAAAATGAGACGAGATTTTACCTATATTGATGATATTGTTGAAGGGATAATAAGAGTGATGAACCATATTCCTAAATCATTAGACTCCGGTGAAGGAGTTGCCTATAAAGTTTATAATATTGGTAATAATCAGCCAGTAGAACTGTTGAAATTTATTGAAATGTTGGAGAATTCTTTAGGAAAAAAAGCCATGAAAAACTTTTTACCAATGCAACCAGGGGATGTTCCCATGACTTATGCTGATATTGACGATTTAAGGGGAGATGTCGGGTTTCAGCCTAAGACACCACTAGAAGTAGGGCTAGAAAGGTTTGTCTCTTGGTATCAAAGGTACTATCAATCTTAA
- a CDS encoding O-antigen ligase domain-containing protein, with amino-acid sequence MILPPQLVMLAWLPILLSIFTKFSSRRAVIISFLVAWLFLPQRASFALPGLPDYTRISATCYGILLATFLFDGQRFRSFKFGWLDVPMVIACICPFFSSMSNDLGAYDGLSATLNQIVSYGFPYFLGRIYFNDLSGLRQLAIGIFISGLIYVPLCLYEIKMSPQLHRIVYGYHSYGFVQAIRYGGFRPTVFMLHGLEVGMWMMSATLIGMWLWQGNVLEKVWNIPINWLVLTLIITLILIKSTGGYAYFAYGIIILFTAKWFRNSTALLMLIIGISLYLCLASSGNMTVQKAQPLLSTISNIAGPDRAGSLEFRLANEELLVKKALERPVFGWGGWGRNRVYDYNWEGQLVSVSVTDSLWIITYGTKGYVGLISLYASSLLPALSFFWTGYPARLWFHPKIAPAAVLSVIIVLYMLDCTLNAMFNPIFTLVSGGIAGLVMQKQKTSIRTYSQLGKIKI; translated from the coding sequence ATGATTCTTCCACCTCAACTGGTTATGTTAGCCTGGTTGCCGATACTCCTGTCTATCTTTACAAAATTTTCATCCAGGAGGGCAGTCATCATCAGTTTCTTAGTAGCCTGGCTGTTTTTACCCCAAAGAGCAAGTTTTGCTTTACCAGGACTTCCAGATTACACAAGGATATCAGCTACCTGTTACGGAATTTTGCTGGCAACGTTTCTTTTCGATGGTCAACGCTTTCGCTCATTTAAGTTTGGTTGGCTTGATGTCCCCATGGTGATTGCGTGTATTTGTCCATTTTTTTCCTCAATGAGTAATGATTTAGGAGCTTACGATGGACTCTCAGCTACATTAAACCAGATAGTTAGTTATGGGTTTCCCTATTTTTTGGGTCGAATTTATTTTAATGATCTCTCTGGTTTGCGTCAGTTAGCTATAGGAATTTTTATTAGTGGATTAATCTACGTTCCCTTATGTTTATATGAAATTAAAATGAGTCCCCAACTTCATCGTATCGTATATGGTTATCACTCATACGGTTTTGTTCAAGCAATTCGATATGGGGGATTTAGACCAACAGTTTTCATGCTACATGGACTTGAAGTAGGAATGTGGATGATGTCAGCAACATTAATTGGAATGTGGTTGTGGCAAGGGAACGTTCTTGAGAAAGTTTGGAACATTCCTATCAATTGGTTAGTGTTAACATTAATAATTACACTTATCTTAATTAAATCTACTGGGGGATACGCTTATTTTGCTTATGGAATTATAATTCTTTTCACAGCTAAATGGTTTCGTAATTCTACTGCTTTATTAATGCTGATTATAGGAATCTCACTATACTTATGTTTGGCATCTAGTGGCAACATGACTGTTCAAAAAGCTCAACCATTACTGTCTACAATCTCTAATATAGCTGGCCCAGATCGAGCCGGTTCTTTAGAATTTAGATTAGCGAATGAAGAGTTACTGGTAAAAAAAGCTCTTGAAAGACCAGTTTTTGGTTGGGGAGGATGGGGACGCAATCGCGTATATGATTATAACTGGGAAGGTCAATTAGTAAGTGTGTCGGTTACTGATAGTTTATGGATCATTACTTATGGTACTAAGGGCTATGTTGGTTTAATTAGTTTATACGCTTCTTCGTTGCTCCCCGCATTAAGTTTTTTTTGGACAGGCTATCCTGCTCGCTTATGGTTTCATCCCAAAATAGCACCGGCTGCTGTTCTGTCAGTTATAATTGTCTTGTATATGTTAGACTGCACTCTGAACGCGATGTTTAACCCAATTTTTACTCTTGTATCTGGGGGTATAGCTGGATTGGTAATGCAAAAACAAAAAACATCCATCAGGACTTATAGCCAACTCGGCAAAATTAAAATATAA
- a CDS encoding sulfotransferase, producing MTVIRQAIFLVGAERSGTTVLRLMLSHHSQISWCQEFEYVVDQVEDDGKFPELDRYYEWLETNRVFQGRNFAIDRSLDYFQLVNSFLKQQLERDHKKLVGATVHRHFDRLIKIWPDARFIHLIRDGRDVARSCIGMGWSGNVWTGVERWLDAECLWNQLKTQITPDRYIEVTYEDLITNPAQILTHICHFMGLEYDQAMLNYAQDTTYDLPDAKFIQQWRKKMSEHEIQLVESKIAPLLQDRGYELSGLPHLEVTPSMEQKIRFQDWWFRLNFRVQRIGLGLFLADYLSRKLRIKPLEKSTKLKINEISVRYLK from the coding sequence ATGACTGTAATTAGACAAGCTATTTTTCTTGTCGGTGCCGAGCGTTCTGGAACAACTGTTCTTAGGCTAATGCTCTCTCACCATTCCCAAATCTCTTGGTGTCAAGAATTTGAATATGTAGTAGATCAAGTTGAAGATGATGGGAAGTTTCCTGAACTTGATCGGTACTATGAATGGCTAGAAACTAACCGGGTTTTTCAAGGGAGAAATTTTGCCATTGATCGAAGTTTAGATTATTTTCAATTGGTTAATAGCTTTTTAAAACAGCAATTAGAGCGAGATCATAAAAAACTTGTTGGTGCAACTGTTCACCGTCATTTTGATAGACTAATTAAAATTTGGCCAGATGCCCGTTTTATTCATTTAATTCGAGATGGTAGGGATGTCGCTCGTTCTTGTATAGGTATGGGATGGTCTGGTAATGTTTGGACAGGAGTAGAACGTTGGCTAGATGCTGAATGTTTATGGAATCAACTCAAAACACAAATTACCCCTGATAGATATATTGAAGTTACCTATGAAGATCTTATTACAAACCCAGCGCAAATATTGACACATATTTGTCATTTTATGGGCTTAGAATATGATCAAGCCATGTTGAATTATGCCCAGGATACAACCTACGATTTACCGGATGCTAAATTTATACAACAGTGGCGCAAGAAAATGTCCGAGCATGAAATTCAATTAGTTGAGTCAAAAATTGCACCTTTACTTCAAGATAGAGGGTATGAATTGAGTGGTTTACCTCATCTAGAAGTGACACCATCAATGGAACAAAAAATTCGATTTCAAGATTGGTGGTTTCGCTTAAACTTTCGGGTTCAGCGTATTGGGTTAGGATTATTCTTAGCAGATT